In Marinitoga sp. 1197, the genomic window TTTTGCTTCTTCAGCAATAATTTGTTGAGCCTGTTTTTTTGTTCCAACAAATAAAATTACTTTACCTTCTGCTGATTGTTCTCTAACAAATTCATATGCTTCTTCTACTGCCTTTAATGATTTTTGTAAATCAATAATGTAAATACCCTTTCTTTCTGTAAAAATATACGGTTTCATTTTTGGATTCCATCTTCTTGTTCTGTGTCCAAAATGTACTCCTGCTTCTAACAATTGTTTCATACTAATAACCGACATGCCAACACCTCCATATTTTGGTTTTTACCTCCACCGCATTACGTTTCCGACCCTAACGGGCACCGAGGAAACTACATAACGGTGTGTGAGGTTAATTGATTTTTATTCTTTCTACTTCGCTCCATAAATTTTCTAAATCATAAAACTCTCTTGCATTTTTCGTAAAAATATGAACAATTATGCTTCCACCATCAACTATAAGCCATTCATAACCTTTATCTTTATCATAATACAATAATTCATGTTTTTTCTCTTTAAATTTCTCTACTACTGCATCTCTTAATGCGTTTAAGTGTGTTTCAGAATTTCCTGTCACTATAACAAAATAATCAACAAGTAAAGGAGAATTTTTCATATTTAAAACTTTTATATTTATTCCATCTTTTTCATCTAATATTTTAACTATTTCTTTAGTAATTTCAAATATTTCCTCCTCTGATTTTATATCCACTAATTTTCACCTCCATTACTCTACTGTAACACTTTTCGCCAAATTTCTGGGTTTATCTGGATCTAACTTTCTTAATACCGCAACATTATAAGCAAACAATTGGATAACAGGAGCCATAACCAGAGGATATAATGCTTCATGTGTTTTTGGAACCAATATATATTCATCTGTTAAATGCTTAATCTCATCGTTTCCTTCTGTACTAATAGCTATTATATTAGCATTCCTTGCTTTTGATTCCATTAAATTTGATTTCATTTTTTCATAAAGTGAATCCTTCGGAATTATTGCAAACACAGGGAACTGTTCATCTAACAATGCTATAGGACCATGCTTTAACTCTCCTGCCTGATAGCCGGCAGCATGTATATAGCTTATTTCTTTCAATTTCAAAGCTCCTTCTAAAGCTGTAGGATATCCAAATCCTCTACCAATATACATCATATGCTGATAATTCGAATATTCTCTGGCTAATCCCTTTATTTTCTCATTTAACTTTAACACCTTTTTGTATATTTCCGGCATCTCTTCTATGCCTTTTAATATTGATTCTATTTCATCATTCAACCCATCAGTTAATTCTATTATTTTAGCTCCCAAAGCGTACAATATAGCTATTTGTGCTGTGTATGTTTTAGTAGCTGCTACTCCAATTTCAGGACCTGTATTCATATATATAGCGCCATGAGATTCTCTTGGTATTGTCGATCCAAAAACATTACTTATTGTTATTACTTTTGCTCCTTTTTCTTTAGCTATTCTTATACCTTCCAATGTATCTATTGTTTCACCTGACTGAGATATTGCCAATACCAATGTATTTTGATCTACATGAGGATTCATATATCTGAATTCAGAAGCTACTTCTATATCTACACTTATTCTGGAATATTTATTCATAAAATATTTAAATGTCATTCCCGCATGATAGCTTGTACCACATGCAACTATAAATATTTTTTCTAAATCATTTTTTATAAATTTCTTAAGATTATTTATCTCTGAGATTATAGGTTTTCCATTCTTTATTCTTCCAGTTATCGCTGATTTTAATGCTTCTGGTTGCTCATTCATTTCTTTTAGCATAAAATGCTCGTATCCGCTTTTTTCCGCTGCCTGTTCATCCCAATCTATATGTGTTGGACTCTTTTCTATTTTTTCGCCATCTATATTATAAAATTCAATTTTTCCAGCTTCCAATAAAGCTATTTCATTATCATTCATAAAATATACATCTTTAGTATATTTTATCAATGGAGTTATATCAGAGGCTAATAATGCATAATCTTCATTATATGCTACAACAAGTGGACTTCCTTTCCTTACAGATACAATTTTTTTCTCATCTGTATGAATTACTCCTATCGCATAAGCACCATCTAATCTTTTTATAGCCGATAATACAGATTTAAACAGATCTCCATCATAATACTCCTCTATTAGATGAGCAATTACTTCTGTATCTGTTTCGGATTTAAACTTATGCCCTTTTTCTATTAATTCTTTTCTTAATTCTTGAAAATTTTCAATTATCCCGTTGTGAACCAATGCTATTTTTCCAGTACAGTCAGTATGAGGGTGCGCATTCAAATCTGTAACTCCACCATGTGTTGCCCACCTTGTATGTGCTATACCAATGTGAATATTCGTATTCATTCTATCATTGAGTTCATCCTTTAAATTCGAAATTTTTCCTGTTGCTTTTATTAATTCTATATGTTCATTTTTTGAGAAAGCAATTCCCGCTGAATCATACCCTCTATATTCTAATTTTTGCAATCCAGAAATAATATCCTTTACCTTAACATCTTTTTTCCCGACCAATCCCACAATTCCACACATTGTTTTTTCCTCCTATAACATATCTTTAATCTTATCTATTATTTTATCTTTAACAGCTTTATTCGCTACAAAAAGCGCATTAGAAATGGCCTCAGAATCTGAGGAACCATGAGCTTTAACTAAAATACCGTTTATTCCCAGAAAAAAGGTTCCACCATATTGTCTATAATCAAGGCTTTTTTTTAATCCTTTTAAGGAATTTTTCATTAACATTGCTCCTATTTTGGTGAATATTCCTCCATTTGAAACCTCTCTTTTCAATTCCGATAGGATATAATAAGCAGTTCCTTCAATTGTTTTTAATATATTATTGCCTGTAAACCCATCAGTTACTATAACATCCACATTTTCATCAAATATATTTCTTCCTTCAATAAATCCTGCATAATTTATCTTATCATCTTTTTTCAAAAACTCTGCAGCATCTTTTACTATCTTTGTCCCCTTTGTTTCTTCAGTACCTATATTCAATATATGAACTTTAGGATTTTTTTTACCCAAAAATTTAGCAAAAGCTATTCCCTCTTTTGCAAGAGATATGTAATGTGCCGGTTTAAGCTCTGCATTAGCTCCGCCATCCACAAGAACTCTCGGACCATTTTTACCAGGCAATGGTATAACCAGAGCAGGTCTATCAATTCCTTCAATACGTCCTGTGACAAACGTTCCTGCTGCAAGCAATGCCCCAGTATTTCCTGCACTTACAAAAGCATCCAATTGCCCTTTTTTCATCATTTCATTTCCTATATAAATCGAACTGTTTTTTAATTTTAATACCTCTGTGGGTTTTGTATGATTATCGACTGAATTTTCAGCTTTTATAAATTTTATTTTATTATGCAAATTTTCTGGAATCTTATTTCTAAGATTTTCTTCTCCCCCAATTAAATGCACTTCATCTATTAAATTATTTTTTAAAGCAAAAATCGCGCCCTCTAAATTAGACATGGGCGCGTTATCTCCACCAAATAAATCTAAGCCTATCCTGGCCTTTTCTGGCATTCTTATTCTCCTATTTCCAATATCTGTTTTCCATTATAATATCCACAGTTTAAACATACTCTATGGGGGAGTTTTGGTTCACCACAATTTGGACATTTTGAAACATTTACTTTAATTGCTCTGTATAAGTTTGCTGCTCTTCTTCTATGTGTTCTTGCTCTTGAAGTTTTTTGCTTTGGTACAGCCATTTATAATCCCTCCTAAAAGTTATTATTTTTCTTCTTTAAATAAGTTCAATAATTTTTCAAATCTTGGATCTATATATTCTTCGTCATGCTTATGATCTGGATTTTCATTTAAATCTACTCCACAAATAGGACATAATCCTTTACAATCAACCTTACATAATGGTTTTTCTGGAATCTCCATTAATATTGACTCGATAATTCTATCTGTTATATCTATTTTTTCTTCAGAGAAAAAAATGATATTATCCAGCGTTTCCAGCCTTTCACTTTTTATGTATAAACTCTCCATAGATTTAGAAATATAAAAAGCTTCTATTTCACCTTTAATTTGTTGCTCAAATTCTTTTAAACATCTGGAACATTGTAATTTGACTTTTGTCATTGCACTACCTTTTAATAAGAAACCTTCTGAATTCTTTTCAATATAAAAATCTAAATTTATTGGTGAAGTTATATCAACTATTCCTTCAGGTGTATCAATTTTTTTCCAATTTAATTCAAAAATAAAATTTTCTTTTTCTTCTATTTTATCAAGATCATATATTAATTTTTGATCTCTTAAATTATCATTCAACATAAAAAACACCTCGCGCTTTATTTTACGACAATATCTTTTAATATATAACAAGAGTATGTTAATTTTCTGTTATTTTTTCAAAAAAGATTTCATTCATCCGATAACTTCTTTAATGCTTCTTTAAAATCATGTGGAATAGGCGCTATAAATTCCATCCATTTATCTGTTCTTGGATGAAATACTCCCAGTTTCAATGCATGAAGCATCTGTCTATTTAT contains:
- the rsfS gene encoding ribosome silencing factor — encoded protein: MDIKSEEEIFEITKEIVKILDEKDGINIKVLNMKNSPLLVDYFVIVTGNSETHLNALRDAVVEKFKEKKHELLYYDKDKGYEWLIVDGGSIIVHIFTKNAREFYDLENLWSEVERIKIN
- the glmS gene encoding glutamine--fructose-6-phosphate transaminase (isomerizing), coding for MCGIVGLVGKKDVKVKDIISGLQKLEYRGYDSAGIAFSKNEHIELIKATGKISNLKDELNDRMNTNIHIGIAHTRWATHGGVTDLNAHPHTDCTGKIALVHNGIIENFQELRKELIEKGHKFKSETDTEVIAHLIEEYYDGDLFKSVLSAIKRLDGAYAIGVIHTDEKKIVSVRKGSPLVVAYNEDYALLASDITPLIKYTKDVYFMNDNEIALLEAGKIEFYNIDGEKIEKSPTHIDWDEQAAEKSGYEHFMLKEMNEQPEALKSAITGRIKNGKPIISEINNLKKFIKNDLEKIFIVACGTSYHAGMTFKYFMNKYSRISVDIEVASEFRYMNPHVDQNTLVLAISQSGETIDTLEGIRIAKEKGAKVITISNVFGSTIPRESHGAIYMNTGPEIGVAATKTYTAQIAILYALGAKIIELTDGLNDEIESILKGIEEMPEIYKKVLKLNEKIKGLAREYSNYQHMMYIGRGFGYPTALEGALKLKEISYIHAAGYQAGELKHGPIALLDEQFPVFAIIPKDSLYEKMKSNLMESKARNANIIAISTEGNDEIKHLTDEYILVPKTHEALYPLVMAPVIQLFAYNVAVLRKLDPDKPRNLAKSVTVE
- the plsX gene encoding phosphate acyltransferase PlsX; the encoded protein is MPEKARIGLDLFGGDNAPMSNLEGAIFALKNNLIDEVHLIGGEENLRNKIPENLHNKIKFIKAENSVDNHTKPTEVLKLKNSSIYIGNEMMKKGQLDAFVSAGNTGALLAAGTFVTGRIEGIDRPALVIPLPGKNGPRVLVDGGANAELKPAHYISLAKEGIAFAKFLGKKNPKVHILNIGTEETKGTKIVKDAAEFLKKDDKINYAGFIEGRNIFDENVDVIVTDGFTGNNILKTIEGTAYYILSELKREVSNGGIFTKIGAMLMKNSLKGLKKSLDYRQYGGTFFLGINGILVKAHGSSDSEAISNALFVANKAVKDKIIDKIKDML
- the rpmF gene encoding 50S ribosomal protein L32; this translates as MAVPKQKTSRARTHRRRAANLYRAIKVNVSKCPNCGEPKLPHRVCLNCGYYNGKQILEIGE
- a CDS encoding YceD family protein yields the protein MLNDNLRDQKLIYDLDKIEEKENFIFELNWKKIDTPEGIVDITSPINLDFYIEKNSEGFLLKGSAMTKVKLQCSRCLKEFEQQIKGEIEAFYISKSMESLYIKSERLETLDNIIFFSEEKIDITDRIIESILMEIPEKPLCKVDCKGLCPICGVDLNENPDHKHDEEYIDPRFEKLLNLFKEEK